GAGTATCGTGATCCCCTGCATAGTCAGCGTCACAATAACCAACTAGTTTGCAACTTTCACCCTTCTTGTACATAAGACCATAGTCTATTGTACCTTTTATATCTCTGAGTATCCGCCGAACTACTTCTAAATGAAACTTCTTTGGATTTTGCATGTATTGACTCATGACTCCAACTGAATAAGAGATATCAGGACGAGTTAAGGTCAAGTAGATTAGACTACCTACTATTTGCCGATACATGGATGCATCCTCCAAATCTTTTCCTTCGTGTGCACACAATTTTCCATTTGGTTCCATCGGTGTTGAGATTGGTTTACAATCCAGCATCCCAAACCTTTCTAGCAGGTCTATCGCATACCTTTGTTGACAAAGAAGCAACCCTTCTTTTGTACGATCGACCTTTAATCCCAAAAAGTGTTTGAGCTCTCCAAGCTCTTTCATTTGGAAGCAGACTGATAAATTCTCTCTCGTTTGACGAATTTCTCCTTCGTCATCTCCAGTGATGATTAGATCATCTACGTATACCAACACCACTGCCAACTTTCCTTCTCTAGCTTTAACAAATAAGCTAGAGTCTGCATGTGCCATCATGTAACCACTGTGGCTTAAGAATTAAGCTATTTTACCATACTATGCTCGTGGTGTTTGCTTCAATCCATAAAGAGCATTTCTCATCTTGCAGACAAAGCTAGGATAAGCTACACTTTCAAATCCTCTTGGTTGAATCATGTAAATCTCACGATCCAACTCTCCATGCAAGAATGCATTCTTCACATCCATCTGCCACAAGTTCCAATTTTTGTTGGCCGCAATTGCAAGTAGATTTCGTACAGTTGTAAGTTTTGCCACTGGACTAAACGTTTCATCATAGTCTAGTCCATATTATTGAGAGAAGCTGCGGGCTACCAATCGAGCCTTATATCTCTCGATTGACCCATCTGGACAACGCTTTAATTTATAAACCCATTTACAAGATATGGGTTTTACATCTCTTAGTTTTGGCACTAGATCCCAAGTCTCGTTTTGCTCAAGTGCTTTAATCTCTTCTTTCATCGCTGTCATCAACTCAACACTTTGTGATGCTTCTTCAAATGTCTCAGGCTCTTTTATAGATCTTTCTTCAACTATGGCTGCATTGGCATATTTTGGATTTGGTTTTCTTGTTCTTATTGACCTTCGAAGTTGAGATTGCGAGTTTGAATCTTCTATTTCACTAGGTCTACCTTCTTCTCTTGGTTGTTGATATATACCAGTTTGTTAAGGGTTCTGTGTCATTGTGCGATCAACTTCACTTCCATTTGAATCTTCTGATTCATCTGAACCTGGTTGAAGTTGAGCAATATGCTCCCCTATCTTCTGTTCTAACTTGTCTTCAAAATCTCTCGAGTCAGGTGTTGTGTAAaatcgatacgcaagtgcacgtaatcgtaacaagtaataaataGTAAGTGAGATTGTTTCCACAAAGACTGTATATTAAGTACCAAAACTTAatttctatttctatttggctaatgcTAATTGAGTCACAAGAtttaactaaaaatataaaataaaaacatgaaattaacttcaagaactgaaaataaacaatgttaagaaaattTAATAGATTAAAAACTAGGGCaatcaatttcatcaaccatcctctttaattcttattaacacaaatcttactattcaatttttctattgtgatagcaggtcaacaataataacttatattcgtactaggatatataagtctcaattttatgcaaattttctacatctctgtgataaataaacacaagataggcattaagattaacaaccctaaaactacacagaccacacaggtactctcgtcctaatatgaaatctatgtttattcaattacagcatattcaattctcacttctaagatttcaaatcaaaatcatatatttcatgtcaatggtgatcaaacattcacaagcattagattcaaattgaataaatcacaagataaaattgaaatcataaaacttgcattaatttaaaataaaggttcaagagaatccattaacaccctagaaaaagagtttagttcttgacaaaattcataataaccatagaagaaataaGAAGCATCCAAAAATACAGAAAATTCCAAGTAGAAAAGATGAAAACTGTGATGAATTCTTTGATTCCACTTGCAACCCTCCACAATTTTCCTCCAACCGTCTCCTAGGGTTAATCTCCCTCTTAAAACatcattaagaaagcttttataatccctaattaattatgtgcgaaatgacaaaattgcccttgaaaaataCCCTAAATTCGACTTTCGTACGGACTGGCGCCGCAAATCCATgtgatagagccgcagctctagtGCATTTTACAATCCAGATTCCGTCTCTGGATTTTGTAGCACCGTAGCGTTGCTTGATAGAGACGCAGCTCTAATTCGGATTGTAATAGAGCCTCAGCTCTGTCTGATAGAGCTGCAGCTCAAATTCTGGcagattttttttctcttctctgaaACTCTTAGGGCTGCGGCTCTACACCATAGAGCTGCGACTCTAATTCCAACTTTTCACCAAATCATCAATTTGACCCCCGGTTTCGCCTAAtttccattccttagcccgtttaacacTGTTTCTTCAAGAATGAAGCGATTTACCTCCAATTTCAAGCTATTTCTTTTataaccacacttaatcctgaaaacacaataaacaccggcattatatcgcacaaaaccaaacaaaagactaaaattgcatcttaaaacacgccataaaaaacatacaaaaactaGTCCTAACATCATGTAACACCTTCTTCTCTAAGGACCACCAAGTTAATGCTTCATCAAATACCACATTTCGTGAAGTGTAGCATTTATTACTTGTTGGATCACAACATTTCCATCCCTTTCTTTGGCTACCGTATCCCACAAAGATACATCTTATAGTTTTCTTGTCAAACTTATTTCATAAATGGTTAGGAACAAATACATAGCACACACAGCCAAATACTCGAAAGTAACTAACAGTAGGTTTCTTGTTCCACAGTTTCTCAAAGGGTGAAATAAATTCTAACCTCTGTTGAGGAAGTCTTTTGATCACAACAGCTGCAGTTCTCATCGCTTCTGCCCAAAACCTTCCTGGTACATTCTTTCCATGTAGCATACTACGACAAATTTATGCAAGATgcctattctttctttcagctacaCTGTTTTGTTGTGGTGTATTGGCACAAGTATATTGAAGACTTATTTGACACTCATTCAGGTATCGAGAGAACTCATTTGAACTATATTCTCCCCCATTATCTGTGCGCAAGCAACGAATCTTCTTCCGCACTTTTCCTTCAACTATTTCtttgaattctttaaactttgaGAATGTGTCAAATTTTTCTTTCATAAAGAAAACCCATACATATCTAGAGAAGTCGTTAATGAAAGCCACCATATAACGCATACCACCAATTAATGATTGCTTAACTGGTCCAAACACATCAGAATGAACTAATTATAATGGTTCTGTTGCTTTAAATTTTGATTCCACATATGGCAGTTGGTGTGCTTTACCATACTAACATCCAGCACATATCGTGTCTGTTCGCACATCAAGCTAAGGTAGCCCCCTCAACATTAACTTCTTTACCATCACATTTAACTTCGAGTAGTTAACGTGACCTAACCGCATGTGCCATAGATCTGCTGTCTCATTTTTCCTTGCTTTGTCCACATATGCAGACTCTGCTGATAACACATAGACTGACTCCACTCGCCGCCCTTCCATTGCTAGTTTTTCTAATATTTTGATGTCACGGTACACCTTTACATCTCGGGGACCAAACATAACATAGTGGCCTAATGATGTTAATTGAGCTACAAATTACAAAATTTTCTTCATTCCTGGAACATAATAAACATCTTGAAGTGGCACCTGGTTAGAATTATATCGAGGCGTAACTGTAGTCTTACCAATATGGGCTATCGGTAATCTTGAGTTATCAGCCGTCACCACTACACAACTTCCTTTATACTCAGACAAATTTTGCAACATATTTTTATCACCTGTCATATGATTTGAGCACCCTGAATCTACAATCCAATCATTTTTGTAGTCAATATTTTTTGATTTCGTTGCTATGAAAGCTAATTCTTCTTCCTCCATAGCAAGAAACGCTTCAGCATCCCAATCATCTTCATGCTCTTTAGAAGTAGAGGTCGCAGTATTACTTTCAGGAAACTTTTTCTTGAACCAACAGTCTTTTGCCATGTGGCCTATTTTCCCGCAATTGTAACACTTGCCATCAAACTTTTTACCATGAGCGCGATTCTTCGAAGCTTCCCATCGATGAGAGTCTTCCTTTCCTTGGTGATGCTTCCTATCACCATCCTTTTTAGATCAACCATTATTGTGCCACTTTTCGTTGCTTTTGTTGGTGTAGAGCGCTTCCTCTTCACTCTTCAATGCAACTCCTCCCATTTGCTTAGCCATAGCTTCTTGACCAGCAAGCAAATTTTCGAACTCAACAAGTGATGGTTGTGTCGGCCATCCTTGTATAGCAACAACAAACCCTCGGTATTCGAGTTTCAAACCATGGATAATTAATCTCTTTATCCTAGCATCGCCTATAGATGCTATTGGATCTAAAACAGATATTTCACGACATATCGATTTCATCTTATGAAAATATTGGGGAATCGTCATGTCTCGTTGCGCCATTAATATCAACTCATTCTCGATAATTTGTAGTCTCGTATCATTCTTCTTTAAAAAGAGTGCAACTAAAGTGTCCCATGCTTCTTTCGGTGTTTTAGCATCGCGTATGTGCTCCAACATTTCTTCTTCAATTGTGGTCTTTAAAGCAAACATTGCTTTGCCTGCTTTAATTTTCCACTTTCGCAAGATGCCGTTGGCATCTTCTACTGTCGGTTGTGTAACTTCACCACCACTGACAATCTCCCAAAGATCTTGTCCTTGTAGGTATGACTCCATGCATGTTACCCATATGATGTAACGTGTACTATTAAGCTTTTTGATTCCTCCAACTACTTGAAGATCACCCTTTATGCTGACAAGAGTTCAACTATATGAAACAAGCTTACTTTAACAAATTTGACAcagtggctctgataccaaatgttgAAGAAAAATTAGAATATATAATTCTAAATTTTATATCGCAAAGAAGAAATTCACACAGAAATAGAGACACACcacaaaaatttatttaattgagACTACAACAAGATAATTCTCAATAACAAGactacaacatatatatatatatataagactaATTGTCTTATTTCATTTACTTTCTCCATATCAATTTAAAATGCAAAGAAATGAGTATTTATTTAATTGAGACTACAACAAGATAATTCTCAATAACAAGactacaacatatatatataagactTATTGAACCAAGTTCTGTAAAAGCCTTAGATAATCCAAAGCCAAACGAGAGCTTAGAGTTAGTTACAGACAGCTCATAGTTTGTTAGTGAGCTGATTTGTCTTTGCTCTGTATTGTAACAGATTCTAACAGACTCCATTATTTTCGGAATCTGTTTTGTATTCTTGTACTGTATATATATTCAATCTAGCTCTCTCTCTCTGGATCATTGATTAGATCAGAGATTCATTTTCCTCTCTCTATCTGAACTTTCGTATTCTCACTTGGTATCAGCGCTTCGGTATGGCGAATCAATCTTCTTCCTCTAATGGCGCATCGACTCCCACTGCTGCCTCTGGTTCATCTCGACTTCAAGCTGCCTTTCAATCCACGCTCAGCACTGTGATCTCGGTGAAGCTCGATCGAAGCAACTATGTCGTATGGCGATCTCAAGTTGTTCCAGCGATCCGTGGCTACGATCTCAGAGACTATATCTTCGGCCGAAAGGAGTGTCCAGCTGAGAAAGTCCAAATTACCGACGAGAAAAGGGATCTCGTCACGATCGACAATCCTGAGTTCTCACTGTGGGTTCGTGAAGATCAATTGCTGATGAGTTGGCTGCTCTCCTCCTTCTCACCGGCGATTCTCAGTTAGGTTGTGCGCTGTCAGACGAGCAATGAAGTTTGGGTCACACTCGAGAGACTCTTCTCATCCAGAAGCAAGGTCCGCGTGATGAGCCTCCGTCAACAGATCCAGTCAATGAAGAAGGGGGCGCAGTCGATCTCTGACTATGTGGCACAGATGGAAAGCCTCTACGACGTGCTGATGCTCGCTGGAGTCCAGATGACGGAGGATGAGCTCATAATGCACATCCTACAAGGTCTACCCCTGGAATACGATGCCACCATCTCCAGCATCCTTTCTCAACAGAACATGACCCTCAACCTTCAAGAAGTTCAGTCACTTCTTCTTAGTCAGGAAAATCGCCTTGAGCGTTGGTCGACTTCGGCAACAATTGATCTCCCTCCCCACTCAGCAAACTATGTTCAAAGAGGCAGAGGTCGTGGATTCAGCCGCGGTCGTGGCAATCGTGGACGTGGCACAGGCAGGAACAATCAATCGGCTGCAAACACCAAAACTGATGGAAGATTGGTGTGCCAGATTTGTGGAAAGCAAGGACATGGAGCCCTAAGCTGCTGGCATCGTCTTGATGAAGACTATCAGCCTCCTGCTAAGACGCAAACACCTGATAATGCAGCAAAGACTGCGTTTCTTGCAACTCCTGAGACAGTTCCAGATCCAAATTGGTACGCTGACAGTGGAGCTACGGACCACCTTACTGCAGATCTGAACAATTTGAAGCTCCCGACAGAGTATCGGGGATCAGATCAGCTAATGGTTGGCAACGGTAATGTCATCCCTATTTCTCACATTGGTTCAACTACAA
This genomic interval from Humulus lupulus chromosome 8, drHumLupu1.1, whole genome shotgun sequence contains the following:
- the LOC133793709 gene encoding uncharacterized protein LOC133793709 codes for the protein MESVRICYNTEQRQISSLTNYELIKGDLQVVGGIKKLNSTRYIIWVTCMESYLQGQDLWEIVSGGEVTQPTVEDANGILRKWKIKAGKAMFALKTTIEEEMLEHIRDAKTPKEAWDTLVALFLKKNDTRLQIIENELILMAQRDMTIPQYFHKMKSICREISVLDPIASIGDARIKRLIIHGLKLEYRGFVVAIQGWPTQPSLVEFENLLAGQEAMAKQMGGVALKSEEEALYTNKSNEKWHNNG